The DNA sequence CATGAGCTCTACCATGACTTAATGTTCAAACCCCTCGTTTTTAGATGAAATCATGAGACAACTTTCCTTGCAGCGATCACTCTCAAAACTACCGCCTTTTTATTGCACATTAAACAATTGCTTCAGGTCTGTGACTAAGCGATAGTGTCATGCTGATAAGTATATAAACTGGATTGAATGGGTGAATGAATGGGTGTAACCATAAAGGGCTCAAGGAAGGTAGATTGAAGCCAGCTGGTACTGTGGCATAAGCAGAAACAATAGAGcagctgtctggctgcagcaGGTGAATTGTACTGTTTCAGAGGGAGCCAATTGGATGTTATCAAGAGCGTTAAAACGATAGTTATTTGAAATATAAGTGAATTATGGATGTGAATGTTTTACATGGTCTGGATGATGTCTTGAAATATAGTTTTTACAGCCTATCTTAAAATGTTTGAGAGGCGCTGtccttttgattattttgaaaGTATCAATTGTGCCAGTTGATTTCTGTTGCAAGTCTTTAGGGAGATGGATTGCATTGAAACTGGGCACTGTTTGGAGCTGTAAAAGAGTAGCATGCATAGTAATGAAACTTGGACGTAAGCAGGGCTTTGTGCCCTCAGCTGTCATTTTGCTTGGCTTCTTCCGGtacaaatcaattattattaAGCCTCTGCTGTTCAACTGCTTCATAGCTGCATGAGTCACATGTCTCTTTCCCACAGTTGGCCTGCTGAGATGAttatgtctgtcttttttttaatttatttttattttttaaacaccATATTGACATTAGTTTTCCTGTTCATCAGGCCTGGTAGCACATAGCGACCTAGACGAAAGGGCTATTGAAGCTTTGAAAGAATTCAATGAGGAGGGAGCCCTGCAAGTGCTCGTCCAATTCAAAGAGAGCGATCTGTCGCACGTGCAAGTAAGTTCGAAACACGCTGCCTTTTTTAGATGTAGGTTAATAATGTGAAAGACAAAGAGGtctttgttaaaatgttgtgtCGTGGTCAATCTGTATTTGCTTACTGTCACCCCCCCAAAAAGTGAGTTTTATttgtgctgttgctgttgttgttaagAGTAGATGAATATATTAGTTTGTGACACGTTTCTTCTCTCTTCCAGAACAAAAGTGCCTTTCTCTGTGGAGTTATGAAGACTTACCGGCAGAGGGAGAAACAAGGGACTAAAGTTTCAGATTCCACTAAAGGACCAGATGAGGCCAAAATCAAAGAACTCCTGGACAGAACTAACTACACACTTGATGTTACAACAGGCCAGCGAAAGTATGGCGGTCCCCCACCTGAGTCAGTGTACTCTGGTGCTCAGCCTACCGTTGGAACAGAGGTACACTTATTTACTCTCAACACAACCTGAAAAACTGTCAGTCAGGGGAAGAAACTGAGCTAGTGCGGTCTCTCACACGTCTTTCATCTGGTCATGTTGATCCCTTAGAAAAATCTCTTATCAACTCCAATTGATGGTAATGTTTTAGTCAGACTTCTTTTTTACTTACCCTGATACTCAATAAGATTTCTATGTATTGCATGATATTGGCAGACCACCAGACTTGGACGTAATCAGAAATATTTTGCGTATAAATTTAGACAGTGAAGTTACTTTGATAGgcttgtaaaaatgttttaccaTGAATGTGTGGCCTGCGTAAGTTTGTACAtagtttgtttctctctgaacAGCTTCTTCCGTTAATTATCTTTTAGTGTATAGGAAAAGAGATGCTGATTCTGTATTGGTTGAAGATGTCAAATGGGGAAAACGCCTGTAGCCGTTGTGATTTCCTCTTAATTTTAAGTGGGAAAATTCACTAAGATGAAATCATTATGAATGTTGTTCTTATAGAATTACTTTTATTGTCTTGTATTGTCAGATTTTCCCTCAATTTTCCCAGATGCGTAGCACGTCTATAGGTAGTCGAGTGTGCAAACGGGTTATGTGCATCTGTAAATGTCGTTCCTTTTCTCCTAGATATTTGTTGGGAAGATTCCTCGTGACTTGTTCGAAGACGAGCTGGTTCCTCTCTTTGAGAAGGCCGGTCCTATCTGGGACCTCAGGCTAATGATGGACCCACTGAGCGGCCTGAACAGGGGTTACGCCTTCGTCACGTTCTGCACTAAAGAGGCGGCCCAGGAGGCTGTAAAACTGGTAAGTTTATCAGGAATGCATTGTGTATCGAAACAGTCTTCTCTTCGAGGAAACTGAAGTTGGAATCCAGCCCAGGACAGTAGTTTTTGTTCAGCAGCCAAGTAACTTCTGTGTGCAGAAGTTCCTTGGCTGCTCCACTGACAAAGTAGTTCGGAAAAGGATTAGAATGAGTAAATTTTTTTACCAGCattcagatgaaaatgtttgtgtagTGACATACTTCTTTATGTGCTTGACACGTcggtttattttttacagtgtaataatCATGAGATTCGCCCAGGCAAGCACATCGGGGTGTGTATATCTGTCGCCAACAACAGGCTTTTCGTTGGCTCTATCCCCAAGAGTAAAACAAAGGAGCAGATTGTTGAAGAGTTTGCTAAAGTCACAGGTAAAatgttcttattttgttttttatatatctaTCTTCATATAGTTTTACTTTGTAATGcacagctgctgcagttttGGACTCATTCTAATCTCAAGCACTGAAACGTGTTTACTTAATActataaaatctttttttctgtctactTACAGAGGGCCTCAGCGATGTCATACTTTACCACCAACCAGACGATAAAAAGAAGAACCGAGGCTTTTGCTTCCTGGAGTATGAAGACcataaaacagctgctcagGCCCGCCGCCGGCTAATGAGCGGCAAGGTGAAGGTTTGGGGCAACGTGGTGACAGTGGAGTGGGCTGATCCCATCGAGGACCCCGACCCAGAGGTCATGGCCAAGGTAAGTTGAGAGTTATGTGATGGAGAACAATGAAGGGACGTGATCGTTCTTGATTtggatttttagtttttagacatttttgaGGAGCTAATTTGTTTGCTGCACtttggcattttaacatttaatgtcaTTAAAGTGTAAATGTTTGTAAGATCAATACTCATTGAAATGATACAAAATAACTTGTTTAGCCCTAATTGAAATCTTTGTATCTTGTATTGTCACTTGGTAAACTGTGTCAATTAcatgaaaatcttaaaatgtcACACAGATAAGTCTGTTTTGGCTTTTGAAgtggaaaaatgtattgtacCTCTGGAGAACTGGCCCTGTATTCACTCTAAAAATCAATTCTGGCACATAAAATGggtttggaggaggaggaggaggtgacaCGAGGTCTGACCTTCTTTCTGCTCATTTTGCAGGTGAAGGTTTTATTTGTGCGAAACCTAGCGAACGGTGTCACCGAGGAAATCCTTGAGAAGAGTTTTAGTGAGTTTGGAAAACTGGAGCGAGTGAAGAAACTCAAAGACTACGCTTTCATTCACTTTGAAGAGAGGGACGGTGCTGTAAAGGTATTGATTTCTCTGCAGCTTTGTATATCACGTTGTCggtgaaaacctttttttttttttttattgtagtgATCATGCACTCGCGTGTCTCAGCTTGAAATCGAAATACATTGCAGAACTGTTTAACAAATGTTTTGGACGGCTGTGTTTGTCAGGCATTAGAAGAAATGAATGGGAAGGAGCTGGAGGGAGAGCCGATTGAGATTGTTTTCGCCAAGCCACCAGATCAGAAAAGGAAGGAGCGCAAAGCCCAGAGACAAGCAGCCAAAACACAAATGTAAGAAATGTTTTGGCAGGTCGTCTTAATGACACAAtgaatttttttaattataggCCAATCCGGCTCTATTCGCTCTCCTTATTCTTTGCCTTCTTCCGCTCTTATCAGGTATGATGACTATTACTACtaccctccccctccccacaTGCCTCCTCCTGTCAGAGGCCGGGGCAGAGGTGGCAACCGGGGCGGCTATTCTTACCCCCCAGACTACTACGGCTATGAGGACTACTATGATTACTACGGCTATGACTATCACAACTACCGCGGCGGCTACGACGACCCCTATTATGGGTACGATGACTTCCAGGCCCCAGGCCGAGGGCGGGGTGGCAACAGGGGCGCAAGGGGCGGATCCTCTCCAGCCAGGGGACGTGGCGGCGCCGGGGCACCCAGAGGCAGGGCCAACTTCTCCCAGCGTGGCGGTCCCGGACCAGGCCGTGGCGGGCGGGGCGCAAGAGGAGGCGTGCAGCCGAGAGGGCGAGGAGGGGTACGTGGTGCGCGGGGTGGCCGCGGTGGAAATGTAGGAGGAAAGCGCAAAGCTGATGGGTACAACCAGCCAGATTCCAAGCGTCGCCAGACCAATAATCAGAACTGGGGCTCTCAACCCATTGCTCAGCAACCGCTCCAAGGTGGTGATCATTCTGGTAACTATTCCGGTTACAAATCTGACAACCAGGAATTTTATCAGGATTCTTTTGGGCAACAGTGGAAGTAAACCAGTAGGGCTTTGATAACAAAATacgtgtttgtttttgtttttgtctttttatttagaGACTTGATCTGATTGGCCCTCAATCCCATACGGTTGcctgcatttttttcctcaaaattgGTGACATCTGGCAAGATATctttttgtacatattttaataatccGCTTGGACTCAAAGAGTAGTCACACTCCCACCTGTTTCTGGCgaactggttttattttttcttttgtttttgttttttttttaaaagatggtCATAAGATTTTCCATAACAAAGTTTGAAAAATTTTTTAGATGCAATTATGTGCTCGAGCTGTCTATTTGGCTATAgctttatgtatgtttttagaAATTCTGGTTTCCATGTTTTAAGTAGCTAACAGCAACAAAGCATATGTCTcctaaacatgtatttaaaacaaatgaaaatacaatttgtattgTCACAAAGTAATGCGTGTCTTGTtattgaaaagagaaaaaaaaggaccaTCGTAGTCCTATTTTTTGGCTTTACATTTTGGCTTGTATTCTTTGCTGTTTGTCTGCTTTAATAAACATACACGCACACGTGTACAAAACTTCAAATTGTGTTGCAAATTCATGTTTCGGCAAATTCTCTCTTCAAATTGCCTTCAAATTTTAAGGCTCCTTGTGGAAGAAAATGGATTAAAAGGTTTGCCAATGTTGGCCACATGCTACTACAGTGTCACCTTGCATGCCATCAAATTCCAAATCACCTACTTCTATAGTTGGCATCTTTCAAGTGCTCTGTATGTGTAGTGACATACTTCATCCTTATGAGTTCCTCTCATGtccaaaaacataaatgtttcaCAAATTGGTGTCCTAAATTCACTGTCgatgcagcaaaaaaaaaaaaagagtaagcCCCGCCCCCTACAAGTCTGTCATTTAAAGTCCCTTTTGTTACTGGTGGGGGGAGTAAAAGCACaatttgatttattaattttcaaAGTCAAGCTTTTCCTTGTCCCAGAAGGATCTACCTAGCTGTTGAAGGCCTGGATACTAATCTTGCATGTTTATCTAGAGGTTTGATATTGTGCTGTTGTGGGAGATAACTGCCATGCATGACTCGCttgtagtgttttgttttttttttcggttttttttgttcagttttgcttttataGATGTTATGGCTGCTTTTAACCCCCACCCTtgccctcccccccctccttcctctcctcttctgccCGTCTTGAGCGTGTCCACGTTTTTTCACCTGCCGCACCTCAAATGAAACTTTTTCGTTTTTTTAGGATTCCCCCAACCAGGCCCCCCCCGACTCTGTGCTTGTCGTCGTCTTTTAAGGCATTGACATGTGCATGTTCAATCCGAGGGCGTGCAAGTCTGTGAGAATGCTTTGTCTCTTAATGTATGCAAATTCATGTTTTACCTGTTCTTCTGCAGTGACTGGGGTTTGTGCGTGAGGGACACAGAACAGTagagatatgtgtgtgtgtgtgtagatgtaaTACGATCCTGTTTTCCATTCTCTAATTGCTTCCTTTTGTTACCTGACTAGCAGGGAAAAGGGGTCGAGGCCGGTCCTGACGTGTCGCTATGAAGACTGACCAGCGTTTGGCGTCTCACACTGCAGGCTGCCAGTGGATGGAATGGTAAGGTCAACTGACTCAGTGGTCCAATGGTATTCCAGCCTTTTGAGGAGCAGATCTCCTGAAACTGCCATGTTCGAAGATAATCAGAACAGCAAAACTTGAgcttgcttttatttttattttttttgttgttttcttcttcttctttttttttgacatttaaattatAAGCCCCTCCCCCCCCTTCACCCCCCACCCCAGATTATGCCATTTGAGACTTGCTGAGTAAGAGTTCATGGTGGACATCTTTCTGGAAAAgtctttgcactttttttttaaagtttggaGTGGTTTAGTGTAACTTGAGTTCTTAAACCGCGTCTTTACGACGGACTAGACGTGATAATCGATGATTATCACATATAGAGTTGAGGTGTGATACCTGGCGTTTAAAGTCGGGCGTTCCAGGAAAATGGTTCTCTACGAACTAATGCCACCAAGGGTTCGTTAACTACCTCAGTTTCGAGGACTCGCCTGCTCTGTCCCGTTTTGTACTTGAGGAAACTGAGGCAGGGTTCGACCCCCTTCctaccccccccaccctccaccccccccaaCCTCAGAGATATGCacaggcaacaacaacaacaacaacaacaacaacaacagagcacTTGCTGACTTTTTAGTTCTCAGTTGAGACTTGACGTAGGCCGCAGCTACTGTAGACATGTTAGCTGGACCTCCTGAAATGAGGCTGAACAAGCCTCGCTGTCTTTCTAAATGAACTGAGTGATGATGTAGTTGACGGACTGTACATTAGTTGAGGAAATTGTtttataattgttattttttttctttgtgaaatcTTAAATGCCTGGAAACGGCGCCCTCTACAGAGGAGCCAAGGTCATTCTTTGTCTTCCATGATGGGGGGTAACTTGtcttaatgttgttgtttttgttttttattttatttgtaccCATCCATGTAAGGATGTTTTCTAAGTGATGTCTCAGGCTGGCTATCTGCTCTGCACAaacatctcctttttttttttttgtgcgtAAACGAGAATGACCGCTGACATCCAGTGaagatgcctttttttttttttttttatgtagacTCAGATCAGATCTGGAAGAGTAAAGATGAATTCATCTCCAGGTCCTGAGAAGTTGAAGTTAATTAAACACGGCATGGAAACAGTTTGCATCGCAAAAGCATGgttatacattttcacattatgtCATTGTAGTTGGATTATCAtgccatatacagtatgtggttgtgacacttttttttttttttttaaatagagtAAACTGGTGTAAATTCATGTCTTTTCACTATCAGTGTACACATTAGACTGGAAATCAACATGTTAAGAAGGAGTAAATCCATCCTAAAACATTTGAACTTTGGGGAAAGTCATAGGCTTTTATGggcacattttgttttattgggTGTATAATTTACCTACATGGGGCTATACAATGTATGTGCagaaaactaaaagaaaaaaatcacaactttACCCAAGATTGACTTTccctttgtgctttttttttttggaaataaaaaatctaattttaaaaaatcacctcgtatgtaaaacaaaaaaaaaaaaaacagaaaacgtAAAGGAAAAGGctgctgttttattgtttttattattgtccacaaataccatgaaaagagcaaaaccaacaatgtatgTGTCCGTTTTGACTTTTAAGAATTGGCATCAAAACTTTTACAAAATTCTTCACAGATCTACTGTaggtaacaaaacacaaactcatGTAAATACTAATCAATATGTTACATCTATACTGTCCTCACAAGAGTGTCGGCAGTAAAACCGTGGTCGCACCGTGTTATTTGAACCGTGAACGGTGCTGAaattacataatgtaataaacCTCCCAGAAATTTTAATGCATGAATTCCAATACTGTTTTAATTCCACAGCTTTAGCCTATTTGACCctaacagatttatttttaataggTCATAGTTgaacagaaatgtttatttatttatttttaaggcaacaacacactgaacagttacaaataaacaagGCTTGTGTTTCCATTGACCCTCCAATGATGAATCCTTAAAGAATTGCCCATAATTGAACCTAATTTGACCCCTGATTTacagcatatgtgtgtgtgtatgtggctaactgacatgtttttaatagtttttggacgcCACAGACGAATAAGatatatcaataataatatttgttAGTAGATaaatacattgttggtttgggtcttttcatgggaATTACAGGAAttatggtgtgtttttttttttttttttttttttttagagcctGTTGGAAGGCATTTTGGGAATTGTAGGAACTCACAGAACACAAATTAAGTTAAAAGTGAGTGCACCAAAAAATTGTAAATCACAACACTTTTATCACAGTAACTTTTGGAATGCATTTAACATCAcaggtttttgtgtttttcttttgttttgtgtgttttttttttttttttttaattggtgcTACTGTACCTGAGGCTGGATTTCTcctgacatttttaaacatcagtaGTGTGTTTAGGAGTctcgccttttttttttgtgacatttgccaccacaaaacaagatgttttgAATCAGACACATGTCTAgctttcttgtttcttgttctttctctttttatccaCTTTGTGAAAAAGAgccagattattattttttttctttttagtattGACTCTGTTGGATTACCAATTTTTAAGGGtcaagaatgttttttttgtttgtttttttgttttgttttttttgctaacaagtgtgtttgcattcttgcaaatgaattgttttatactgtacagtgAGGTGAGTTAAACCTATTTTTCTAATAAAGTTATTGACTTTGACCatggctgtgtgtttttattttgtcaccAGTGTCATTTCTTGTAAATATGTGTAATTTGGATCATGGACTTAACGTGCCGCAGTACAGATGGACATAGAAAATGTTTACTTGTGCACTTTTCTAATATTTAGTGCCATTTCTTAATCAGTATATGGTAATAAAAGTGATTTTCTTAACTGCATACACCCAGTGTCAAATGAGATCAAAGTAGCCTAACTTGCATGAAACATCTAGGGCTGTAAcgataattttcattattgattaatgtggTGATTTATCTTCTCGATTAATCGACAAGtcatttgtctttaaaatgttagaaaatagagaaaaatgcacATTATGATTTCGTAGAATTTAAGGTGACATCTTTAtgttttcagtggtggaagaactATTCAGAtccttcagtaaaagtaccaatacagaaatgtaaaaatactttattacaagtaaaagtcctgcatgacaaatcctatttaagtaaaagtacataagtattatgagcttgatgtagttaaagtattgcagtaaaagtagtggtttggtccctctgactgatatattattatatatgacatcattagattattaatagtgaagcatcagtgttagagcagcatgttactgttgtagctgctggaggtggagctagtttcaactactttatatacagtttgctagtttagtccagtggttcccaacctaggggtcaggcccctccaaagggtcagcagataaatctgaggggtcgtgagatgattaatgggagaggaaagaagaaaaaacaaagttctgatacacaaatctgttttcagtttttggaatttttctctaatctttgatttttgctgaaatattggatcatttgaacatttattgaaatgaaagcatgtgagaagtttagagggaaaaatcactatttggtggagctgttaacaactcatagacatgtgaaatgtgaccccgactacacactgctttttgtcagacgtcaaaagccaaaaaggttggaaaccactggtttcatctttaacaatgtgttgtattttaaaagcttgttatattatccattgtgtcaaatcttcatctgaaaagtaactaaagctgtcaaataaatgtagtggagtagaaagtacaatatttccctctgaaatgtagtggagtggaagaataaagtagcatcaaatggaaatactcaagtaaagtacaaatacctcaaaattgttcttaagtacaatacttgagtaaatgtacttagttactttccaccactggtctTGTTTTattcgaccaacagtccaaaatcgaagatactcagtttactatcatttaACAATCACTTATAAGCATAAAAATAgcataaaaaatgactaaaatgattatttgtttatcaaaatagttgcagattttaaaaattctaatcgttgcagctctagaaataTCTAATTTCAGTATAAATTCAGCATTAGTAAGAAGTGGCCATCCTTATAGtatgaattattatttacatGCTCCAGTGGTGGAAATAACATCTAAATATGTCAGTGGTGAAGGTCATTTATCTAGTCTTTAATTAAGAACTGTCCCTTTAACGGGAAGCGAAACCCGCTCacactgctcacacacacacgtctacaAACCACTAAACAAacgaataaataaaacattaagctttaatattttttcagagtAAACAGACCACTTCAATGGATATTTTACACGAACTCAACTCCAAACTGACGCGCcgaaaaatgtacaaaaacaggGGATCGTCCCAACGGAAGTGGCGTAGTTTGGATTCGGGGTTGCCATGTCTGCTGACTTTAACCCGCTTTTGAtgtcaaacattctctggtttcatCTTCTAACAATGTGAGctgctttgctgcttttctttgtctttaatTATAATTAACTGAACAATATTTGAACAATTTGTgtttgggctctgggaaatttgGATACTTacttttcactatttcctgacaGACTAagcaattaattgagaaaataatccacagatcaatcaaaaataaataaaataaaaataaaatgaaaataatcatctcCTCATGAAATGTAAGAACATTCTtgagttttaagttttttatacatatatatcatattttaagttttaaaaaaatacagtatctttttaaaatgcccataataaaagcaaatgaaactgaatatcttttggttgtggTCTGTCAGggcaaacaagacattttaaattgCATCTTGGGCTCTGAGGAAccgtgattgacatttttcaccattttctgacatgttatggaccaaacaactaatcgatcaattgataaaataatcaacacattaatgcagataatgaaaataatcgttagttgcagccctaaaggAGAGTTCATTCATCTTCCCCATTCAGAATAACTGGTGGGCATGACTTTATTTGATTAATGTATTATTGCATGCCATATAATCCCATTAAATTAgatttgaagaagaaaaaatatctgttttgtggctttttaaaaacaaaatgtgcgATTACTTCTTTAACAGATCTGGCAACCTGCGGGTCGGATTAAAAAAAACCATCGATCTGTCAGGGAAGTCTGTCGGGACTTTAAAAACGGGAAAACATGAAGTAAAAAACTTTGGAAATGTAAAGAAAGTAACCAGAATTTTGAAGGGCAGGTCTGGCTCTCAGACGAAGATTATACTTGTGGATAAAATGCCTTTAATTATATGAAGAAGCGCTTTTATAGTGTTGTCGCTGTAAGTAGAAACGTTAACGGCTGCTTTCAAAAACTAGCTAAAGCGACTCGGGCTAGCTGTGTtgcaaagtcatttttaaacgGTTAACTTCGGTATTGTGTGGTGTCATTCGTTAAAACTAAGCTAAACattcatatattcatttatttaacttgTCATGGGATTTTTTCGTTGTCAAGTTCCTGTCAACAGGTCCGCTGGGAGGATGGCAGGCGTTTTAGAGAATTTGAAGCGGGGACTGAAGATTGACGTCCTTAGAGAAGCTGGACGTCAATATCCAGTCTTctgcttcctgctgctgtctATGATCTCGATGACTGTGCTGCtcaacaggtaaaaaaaacaacataaggTGTATTTTACTATTACTCCCAGAGCTACGGGGAGTCAGATTAACCGTTGAACACTGTCGGTCATGTGATGTCTGGACGAGTCTGACCTGCTACTGTTTTACCTTATCTGAGCAGAGCTGTTTATCTGTTTCAGCTGAGTGGTGGAacaagtattcagatcctttacttaagtaaaaataccaatacagcaatgtaaagaTACTTCataacaagtaaaagtcctgtatgaaGTGtcctatttaagtaaaagtacatgtattatgagcttgatgtaggttaagtattgcagtaaaagtagtggtttggtccctctgactgatatattattatatatgacatcattagattattgatactgaagtcaagtcaatttatttatagaccacatttaaaaacaacaaaccaaagtgctttacagagactgagaaagacaatcaaatgaaaacactgcCATAGTTATAAGGATCAAGTGGGGAAATAATAAAAGTGTAGCATATAATAAGGAAATAATGGGATTTAAATCctataaaacacaacagcattgcATTGAGAGCAGATGATTAATATAGAGAAAAtagataaacaaaataaaacagagtgTAACCATCCATGTCTTTGTGATGACTATTAATAGCCTGAAGAAAACAGTTGTTGTTTCACAGTTTAAGACCAACAATGGAAAATGCCCGATCACCTCTGGATTTTAACTGGGAGCGTGGAATGATgagcagtgattggtcagcagATCCGAGGGGTCTGGTGGTAGAATAGGGGGCGAGGAGTTCAGAAAGATAGTCTGATGCCAGTCTGTGCAGAGCTTTGTacgtgaagcatcagtgttagagcagcatgttactgttgtagctgctggaggtggagctagtttcaacgactttatatacagttagctagtttagtcaagtggttcccaacctaggggtcaggcccctccaaagggtcaccagataaatcttaggggtcgtgagatgataaAACTCTAATCTATTATTTTTGGTGGAATATTGGATCGTTTGA is a window from the Thunnus thynnus chromosome 18, fThuThy2.1, whole genome shotgun sequence genome containing:
- the syncrip gene encoding heterogeneous nuclear ribonucleoprotein Q isoform X2, with protein sequence MMSGDMATDHVNGNGTEEPMDTTAAVTHSEHFQALLEAGLPQKVAEKLDELYVAGLVAHSDLDERAIEALKEFNEEGALQVLVQFKESDLSHVQNKSAFLCGVMKTYRQREKQGTKVSDSTKGPDEAKIKELLDRTNYTLDVTTGQRKYGGPPPESVYSGAQPTVGTEIFVGKIPRDLFEDELVPLFEKAGPIWDLRLMMDPLSGLNRGYAFVTFCTKEAAQEAVKLCNNHEIRPGKHIGVCISVANNRLFVGSIPKSKTKEQIVEEFAKVTEGLSDVILYHQPDDKKKNRGFCFLEYEDHKTAAQARRRLMSGKVKVWGNVVTVEWADPIEDPDPEVMAKVKVLFVRNLANGVTEEILEKSFSEFGKLERVKKLKDYAFIHFEERDGAVKALEEMNGKELEGEPIEIVFAKPPDQKRKERKAQRQAAKTQMYDDYYYYPPPPHMPPPVRGRGRGGNRGGYSYPPDYYGYEDYYDYYGYDYHNYRGGYDDPYYGYDDFQAPGRGRGGNRGARGGSSPARGRGGAGAPRGRANFSQRGGPGPGRGGRGARGGVQPRGRGGVRGARGGRGGNVGGKRKADGYNQPDSKRRQTNNQNWGSQPIAQQPLQGGDHSAGKRGRGRS
- the syncrip gene encoding heterogeneous nuclear ribonucleoprotein Q isoform X3, whose amino-acid sequence is MMSGDMATDHVNGNGTEEPMDTTAAVTHSEHFQALLEAGLPQKVAEKLDELYVAGLVAHSDLDERAIEALKEFNEEGALQVLVQFKESDLSHVQNKSAFLCGVMKTYRQREKQGTKVSDSTKGPDEAKIKELLDRTNYTLDVTTGQRKYGGPPPESVYSGAQPTVGTEIFVGKIPRDLFEDELVPLFEKAGPIWDLRLMMDPLSGLNRGYAFVTFCTKEAAQEAVKLCNNHEIRPGKHIGVCISVANNRLFVGSIPKSKTKEQIVEEFAKVTEGLSDVILYHQPDDKKKNRGFCFLEYEDHKTAAQARRRLMSGKVKVWGNVVTVEWADPIEDPDPEVMAKVKVLFVRNLANGVTEEILEKSFSEFGKLERVKKLKDYAFIHFEERDGAVKALEEMNGKELEGEPIEIVFAKPPDQKRKERKAQRQAAKTQMYDDYYYYPPPPHMPPPVRGRGRGGNRGGYSYPPDYYGYEDYYDYYGYDYHNYRGGYDDPYYGYDDFQAPGRGRGGNRGARGGSSPARGRGGAGAPRGRANFSQRGGPGPGRGGRGARGGVQPRGRGGVRGARGGRGGNVGGKRKADGYNQPDSKRRQTNNQNWGSQPIAQQPLQGGDHSET
- the syncrip gene encoding heterogeneous nuclear ribonucleoprotein Q isoform X1 translates to MMSGDMATDHVNGNGTEEPMDTTAAVTHSEHFQALLEAGLPQKVAEKLDELYVAGLVAHSDLDERAIEALKEFNEEGALQVLVQFKESDLSHVQNKSAFLCGVMKTYRQREKQGTKVSDSTKGPDEAKIKELLDRTNYTLDVTTGQRKYGGPPPESVYSGAQPTVGTEIFVGKIPRDLFEDELVPLFEKAGPIWDLRLMMDPLSGLNRGYAFVTFCTKEAAQEAVKLCNNHEIRPGKHIGVCISVANNRLFVGSIPKSKTKEQIVEEFAKVTEGLSDVILYHQPDDKKKNRGFCFLEYEDHKTAAQARRRLMSGKVKVWGNVVTVEWADPIEDPDPEVMAKVKVLFVRNLANGVTEEILEKSFSEFGKLERVKKLKDYAFIHFEERDGAVKALEEMNGKELEGEPIEIVFAKPPDQKRKERKAQRQAAKTQMYDDYYYYPPPPHMPPPVRGRGRGGNRGGYSYPPDYYGYEDYYDYYGYDYHNYRGGYDDPYYGYDDFQAPGRGRGGNRGARGGSSPARGRGGAGAPRGRANFSQRGGPGPGRGGRGARGGVQPRGRGGVRGARGGRGGNVGGKRKADGYNQPDSKRRQTNNQNWGSQPIAQQPLQGGDHSGNYSGYKSDNQEFYQDSFGQQWK